The Candidatus Neomarinimicrobiota bacterium DNA window ATCCTCACATATGCAATTTATTGACACTGAATTTTTATAAAAAATGTACACTATCCTGTTTACCAATAACAGGCATAATCTCATCCCTCCAAGGTATGCATGAAAATTCTGTAGAATACTTACGTGAGAACCCACAACTTTTCATACAATTTAGAATTGAAAATGTACAATGTAGAATTTTTAAAAATAGAAAAGGGAGTATAGCTTTTTTACTTCATTAATAATCATCTCTTAAATTCTAAGCATTCTCAATTATACATTCTACATTTTCAATTAATTTTTATTTTAACAATTGGACTCAATGCAAATTAGTACTAAATAATCTTTCGAATGCCATCCTTTATGTTTGTATTATTTATTATATACTTAGCTAATTAAGATTTGTGGAGCTGATGGGATTCGAACCCACGACCTCTTGAATGCCATTCAAGCGCTCTCCCAACTGAGCTACAGCCCCATAAAAAGCAATTCAATTTAATTTATTGTTCTATATAAATCAAGATGAATTAATATAAGTTATCTAAGGCTCTCCTCACTTTTTCACTGCACTCAATTTATAGTAACAAAATTTAGAACCACCAAAACCTATTTCGGTATCTCAAAAACTTTATCAATAGCTTTTTTTGTTCTATCTAAATCATTTTTACTTATAACACAGGATATTGTCGAAATACTTGTTGATATACTCAAAATGTTTACGTGTTCTGAACCGAGAGCCCTAAAAAATCTACCTGCAATAGCTGGCTTCTCCCTGAAATGTGGTCCATACACACCAATAATTACAACATCAGTATCATACTTTATATCTCTCGTCTTTATTTTTTCAAAATAATCTTTCAAAATATTCTTTACCTTATCAAGATCATCCTTTTTTATACAGAAATAGATATCAGCACTATCATCTGCATTACTCCCTTCAGAAATATAAACAACATTGATATTATTTTCTCCTAGTGCACTCATCACTTCACCGGCTATCCCTGGTCTATCTGAAACACCAAGCACAGAAATAAGTACCAAGTCCTTTATCTTTACTATTCCGCTAATTTTTATCTTGTTACTACCAGACATAACCATTGTAATATAAATAATTGTTAAAGGATAATAAACTTATTTTAACTAACTCTTTAGTATTATAAATATCTATGCGGGATGAAATAATATACTAAGTTCCCAGATGTTTTCTTATTAAATCCAATAATTTATCGGGAGTTACAGGTTTTTCTACAAATTCTTCGACAGGTAGGAAATCTTCATCTTTATCCTTATTAAATTTAAATCCAGTTTCATGCCCCACGGCCGTAAGCATAATAATTGGTACTTCCTTTAAATTATCCGTCTGACGGATTTTATAAGCTACGAAGAAACCTTCGTCCTGTGTTCCCATCATCACATCAAGGATAATCAGATTTGGATTTTCATTTACTGCCAGCTCATACCCTTTCTCACCATCTTGTGCATCAATTACTATAAAGCCCTCTTTTTCTAAAACAATTCGTAAAGCTTCAACCAGATCAATATCGTCATCAATAATTAATATTTTCTTCTTCATAAATATTATACTCCTTTACTACTAATTTTACCAATTCATCTAATTTATTTTTTACCTCATCGGTCATCTCCCTACCTGGGGTAGTATCCCCAGGCTCAATGCCCAGCACAATTATTTCGCTTATATCGGTAAAATCGTTAGTCAGCTCTATTATCTCACTTAATCCAAAACTGTGTGTAGTAAAATGATTCTCAATCAGGCTTAATTTACTCCTTTTAGATAGATTAAATCTATGTATGGTACCAGGTTTCGATCCAGCTCTTACTGCATCAACAATTATTACCGGTCTATTCTCTTCAAGCACTTTCAATAACAACAGTCCATCATTCCCTGCAAATATAATATCATCATTGTCAATAACCTCAGATTCTCTCAATTTTTCCAGGACAATCTCCCCTATTCCATCATCACCGTACAATATATTTCCAAAACAAATAATTATAGGTTTAATCATATCTACTCAACAAACTCCACATCAAGCATATGTACAGAACAGGATATACAAGGATCATAAGCTCTCACGAGCATTTCAAGTTTTTTTACAATCTCTTCTCTAGGCTCATCAATTATTTCAGGTACAAGCTTTCTCATATCATAGTCTATATTCTCAAGATTCTGACCCGTTGGTATAATGCAGTCTGCCTTTATAATTTGTTCTTTTCTATCATAGATATAATCGTGATAAAGAATCCCCCTCGGTACCTCCGTAGCTCCTATCCCGCGCCCATACTTTTTCGGTTCCTGATCTGGTTTTTCATCTTTCAAACCGCAATTGAGTAGTCTATCGATAATCCTTATCGCATCCTCAGCACAATGCACGCATTCAACTACCTGAGCTATGGTATTCATATAAGGGTTATAACACGGTGCTTTGAGGTTCATTCTTTCTGCAGCTCTTTGAGCCTTTTCACTCAGTTTCTCATGGTTATTATTAAATCTCGCTAAAGCTCCAACCATATATGATTCTCTATTTGCCCTACAGTGTTTACTCGTGGAATGTGGAACTACAAATTCGTTTGTCATTCTTTTATATTCCTCAACAGGAACTCTTCCTATATCCGAAGAGTAAATATCACCATCATACAGCGCATACTCATCATCACATTGCAAACTTATATATTCTGTCTCCCTTTCAAAATTCGGTATAGAATCAATCAGCTGCCTCATCAACTCCACAGTAAAATCGAGATCCGGCACAATCTCCTGAATTTTTTCACGCAAAGCCTTTAACTCACCCGATTCT harbors:
- a CDS encoding ACT domain-containing protein → MSGSNKIKISGIVKIKDLVLISVLGVSDRPGIAGEVMSALGENNINVVYISEGSNADDSADIYFCIKKDDLDKVKNILKDYFEKIKTRDIKYDTDVVIIGVYGPHFREKPAIAGRFFRALGSEHVNILSISTSISTISCVISKNDLDRTKKAIDKVFEIPK
- a CDS encoding response regulator, whose protein sequence is MKKKILIIDDDIDLVEALRIVLEKEGFIVIDAQDGEKGYELAVNENPNLIILDVMMGTQDEGFFVAYKIRQTDNLKEVPIIMLTAVGHETGFKFNKDKDEDFLPVEEFVEKPVTPDKLLDLIRKHLGT
- a CDS encoding hydrogenase maturation protease, encoding MIKPIIICFGNILYGDDGIGEIVLEKLRESEVIDNDDIIFAGNDGLLLLKVLEENRPVIIVDAVRAGSKPGTIHRFNLSKRSKLSLIENHFTTHSFGLSEIIELTNDFTDISEIIVLGIEPGDTTPGREMTDEVKNKLDELVKLVVKEYNIYEEENINY
- a CDS encoding Ni/Fe hydrogenase subunit alpha; the encoded protein is MGVNLDINVHHLTRVEGHGNIVVNVREGRLERAYLEIVEAPRYFEAILKGRNYKEAAIITSRICGICCLGHQMASLKATEEALGIEVSEQTVLLRKLLTDGATIQSHILHALFLASPDFVGKSSVFAMIGEYKDVVAKALKIKYVANLVSEVVGGRAVHPITPVPGGFTRIPESGELKALREKIQEIVPDLDFTVELMRQLIDSIPNFERETEYISLQCDDEYALYDGDIYSSDIGRVPVEEYKRMTNEFVVPHSTSKHCRANRESYMVGALARFNNNHEKLSEKAQRAAERMNLKAPCYNPYMNTIAQVVECVHCAEDAIRIIDRLLNCGLKDEKPDQEPKKYGRGIGATEVPRGILYHDYIYDRKEQIIKADCIIPTGQNLENIDYDMRKLVPEIIDEPREEIVKKLEMLVRAYDPCISCSVHMLDVEFVE